One Micromonospora sp. WMMD812 genomic window carries:
- a CDS encoding MBL fold metallo-hydrolase, whose translation MRLTVLGGCGVWPEAGQACSGYLVEHDGFRLLVDCGYATVPRLLAHLSVDDVDAVFISHGHPDHCADLNPLLRARALRDDRPPPLPVYALPGALDAVLALDRPGMLDAAYALNEVSARDLDIGPFRAETRLLPHWVPNAGVRLAAGGRVLAYTGDSGPNADVVALARDADLLVAEATYVREVPEDSVGYQSSARDAGRQAAAARAAQLLLTHLQPGTDHEAARATARGEYDGVVGVAAADVVVELS comes from the coding sequence ATGCGGCTCACGGTTCTCGGCGGGTGCGGTGTCTGGCCCGAGGCGGGCCAGGCATGCAGCGGCTACCTCGTCGAACACGACGGGTTCCGGTTGCTGGTTGACTGCGGTTACGCCACCGTTCCGCGGCTGCTGGCACACCTCAGCGTCGACGACGTCGACGCGGTGTTCATCAGCCACGGTCACCCTGACCACTGCGCCGACCTCAATCCCCTGCTGCGCGCCCGCGCGCTGCGCGACGACCGGCCTCCACCACTACCCGTGTACGCGCTACCCGGCGCGCTGGACGCGGTGTTGGCGCTGGACCGCCCCGGCATGCTGGACGCCGCCTACGCCCTGAACGAGGTCAGCGCCCGCGACCTCGACATCGGCCCGTTCCGCGCCGAGACCCGGCTGCTGCCGCACTGGGTGCCGAACGCGGGCGTGCGGCTGGCCGCGGGCGGCCGGGTGCTGGCGTACACCGGTGACAGCGGCCCGAACGCGGACGTGGTCGCCCTGGCGCGCGACGCCGACCTGCTGGTGGCCGAGGCCACCTACGTGCGGGAGGTGCCTGAGGACTCGGTGGGCTACCAGTCGAGCGCCCGCGACGCGGGTCGGCAGGCCGCGGCGGCCCGTGCCGCACAGCTTCTCCTGACCCACCTTCAGCCGGGTACGGATCACGAGGCCGCACGGGCCACGGCCCGCGGCGAGTACGACGGTGT
- a CDS encoding GGDEF domain-containing protein encodes MSERRRRMALSAGLHVVSHGVAIGYCLMTFGEPNRVLMVAGFGCGMAAGLVGLRAARMVTTKASGYLISFTTLLVTLTVVAAGAYWDGGAASPTTLGFVTTAVFVASYTPHLRLMIGLEALTVGSYLAVAGVGQQTRPGHVFVYVAGMLVLTSVCATQARIMVRQRSQLRSLAARDPLTGALNRRGLAEFAEDLFQGCRRPAVSVLCLDLDDFKLVNDRLGHFAGDEMLRRTVAAAQSVLRPEDAIARSGGDEFVIVLTDADDSVARAVAGRIAAAVRQHTSASIGSATAPKDGCTLDDLMRVADQRLYRAKQTRQAAHPPRYGHDLVTGQPETA; translated from the coding sequence GTGAGCGAGCGCCGGCGGAGGATGGCGCTCAGCGCGGGGCTGCATGTCGTCTCGCACGGCGTCGCCATCGGCTACTGCCTCATGACCTTCGGCGAGCCGAACCGGGTGCTCATGGTCGCTGGTTTCGGCTGTGGGATGGCGGCCGGCCTGGTCGGCCTGCGGGCGGCGCGAATGGTGACCACGAAGGCCTCGGGTTACCTGATCTCGTTCACCACCCTGCTCGTCACGCTCACGGTGGTGGCGGCCGGCGCCTACTGGGACGGCGGCGCCGCCTCGCCGACCACGCTCGGGTTCGTGACCACGGCCGTGTTCGTCGCCAGCTACACCCCGCACCTGCGGCTGATGATCGGGCTCGAGGCGCTCACCGTCGGGTCGTACCTCGCCGTGGCCGGCGTCGGGCAGCAGACCCGGCCCGGTCACGTCTTCGTTTACGTCGCCGGCATGCTGGTGTTGACCTCGGTGTGCGCCACGCAGGCGCGGATCATGGTGCGGCAGCGTTCCCAACTGCGATCCCTGGCGGCGCGGGATCCGCTGACCGGCGCCCTGAACCGGCGCGGCCTGGCGGAGTTCGCCGAAGATCTGTTCCAGGGCTGCCGCCGTCCCGCCGTGTCCGTGCTCTGCCTGGACCTGGACGATTTCAAACTCGTCAACGACCGCCTCGGGCATTTCGCGGGCGACGAGATGCTGCGGCGGACGGTGGCCGCGGCGCAGAGTGTGCTGCGCCCCGAGGACGCGATCGCGCGCAGCGGCGGGGACGAGTTCGTCATCGTCCTGACCGACGCCGACGACAGCGTCGCGCGCGCGGTGGCCGGCCGTATCGCGGCCGCGGTCCGGCAGCACACCTCGGCCAGCATCGGATCGGCGACCGCGCCGAAGGACGGGTGCACGCTCGACGACCTGATGCGGGTCGCCGACCAGCGTCTCTACCGTGCGAAGCAGACGCGCCAGGCCGCCCACCCGCCGAGGTACGGGCACGACCTGGTGACCGGCCAACCGGAGACCGCCTAG
- a CDS encoding DUF4386 domain-containing protein gives MPALIRTARTAGLLYLGLAIAGAVGFLLIRPQLFVADDPGATLANLVEHESLARAGVAFELLIVVTQALAAAWFYRLFRAVDPLGAGGVAAFGLVNAIAVLVSAALLATAVEVARDPVGDTAATVQLLYLVSGNLWGVGALFFGLWLIPMGGCVLRSGWMPRPLGWVLIGGGIGYLLGAFLGYLVPDAPAVADALAFPATVGEFWMIGYLLVRGVRRHALPEAPSDRPSPAPAPAA, from the coding sequence ATGCCCGCGCTGATCCGTACCGCCCGCACCGCCGGGCTGCTCTATCTCGGCCTCGCCATCGCCGGCGCGGTCGGTTTCCTGCTCATCCGGCCGCAGCTGTTCGTTGCCGACGATCCCGGCGCTACGCTCGCAAACCTGGTCGAGCACGAGTCACTCGCCCGCGCCGGCGTCGCCTTCGAACTGCTCATCGTCGTCACCCAGGCGCTCGCCGCGGCCTGGTTCTACCGCCTGTTCCGCGCCGTCGACCCGCTCGGCGCCGGCGGCGTCGCCGCCTTCGGCCTCGTCAACGCGATCGCGGTCCTCGTCAGCGCGGCACTGCTCGCCACCGCCGTCGAGGTCGCGCGCGACCCGGTCGGCGACACGGCCGCCACCGTCCAGCTCCTCTACCTGGTGAGCGGCAACCTGTGGGGTGTGGGGGCGCTGTTCTTCGGCCTGTGGCTCATTCCCATGGGTGGTTGTGTGCTCCGCTCGGGCTGGATGCCGCGCCCGCTGGGCTGGGTCCTGATCGGCGGCGGGATCGGCTACCTGCTCGGCGCCTTCCTCGGCTACCTGGTCCCCGACGCCCCGGCGGTGGCCGACGCGCTCGCGTTCCCGGCCACCGTGGGCGAATTCTGGATGATCGGGTACCTGTTGGTCCGCGGCGTCCGTCGCCACGCGCTTCCCGAAGCGCCGTCGGATCGACCGAGTCCCGCACCGGCTCCCGCGGCCTAG
- a CDS encoding TetR/AcrR family transcriptional regulator C-terminal domain-containing protein → MTARAPRRPLSRERVLAAAVALADAEGIPALTMRRLGADLGVEAMSLYHHLPGKEGLLDGVAETVVAEIGAAPRHLDVDGDWRTRLRRRFLAARQVMLRHPWAPGLLSSRRTIPPGVYAYYDAIVGTLVGAGFSHRLAHRALHAFGSLPLGFTQEIFSPTSAGGSTDTDAAEADLAAMADALPHVTAMVAAEVHDAGDPTLGWCDGQVEFEFTLDLILDGLERLRGR, encoded by the coding sequence GTGACCGCGCGGGCTCCCCGGCGGCCGCTCAGCCGTGAACGCGTGCTGGCGGCGGCGGTCGCCCTGGCGGACGCGGAGGGAATACCCGCGCTCACCATGCGTCGCCTCGGCGCCGACCTCGGCGTCGAGGCCATGTCGCTCTACCACCACCTGCCCGGCAAGGAAGGTCTCCTCGACGGTGTCGCGGAGACCGTGGTCGCCGAGATCGGTGCCGCGCCCCGCCACCTCGACGTCGACGGCGACTGGCGTACGCGGTTGCGGCGGCGGTTCCTCGCGGCGCGTCAGGTCATGCTGCGCCACCCGTGGGCGCCCGGGTTGTTGAGCTCGCGCCGGACCATCCCGCCCGGCGTGTACGCGTACTACGACGCGATCGTGGGAACGCTCGTCGGCGCCGGCTTCAGCCACCGCCTGGCGCACCGGGCGTTGCACGCGTTCGGGAGCCTGCCGCTCGGGTTCACGCAGGAGATCTTCAGTCCGACGTCGGCCGGCGGGAGCACGGACACCGACGCCGCGGAGGCGGATCTTGCCGCCATGGCCGACGCGCTGCCGCACGTGACGGCGATGGTGGCGGCCGAGGTCCACGACGCCGGCGATCCCACCCTCGGGTGGTGCGACGGTCAGGTCGAATTCGAGTTCACCCTCGACCTGATCCTGGACGGGCTCGAACGCCTGCGCGGCAGGTGA